In Thiomonas arsenitoxydans, the genomic stretch GCCAGTCGCTCCGGATAATTTCTACCCATACGGGGGTTTTGGAGCGCACTTCTGGTTGTTTGAGTATGGCGATCTAGGGGTGCAGATATTTTTTGTGATATCGGGGTTTGTGATCAGCATGACCCTATTCAGGTGTCGCACAATAGGTCATTTTTTCTGGAAGCGGTTTGCGCGCCTGTTTCCAACCATGTTGATTTGTTCGGTGTTGTCTTTTTTCATTCTGCATTTACTGCCGCAAAATATTTTCATTCCTCAGGTCAGAGATTTTATTCCGAGCCTGACATTCAGTGATCCGATCATCTGGAGTAAGATTTTTGACGTGCCTTTCAAAGCGGTTGATGGGGCATATTGGTCTCTTTTTGTCGAGGTCAAGTTTTATTTTTGGATCAGTGTCATTTATTTTTTGGTAGGTTCTCGGTTGTTCTTTAGGTCTGTGGCGTCGGCGTTTGGCGGTTTGGTGATATTTTATGTGCTGGCTCGGGCGCTAGACTTCCATCATCTCTGGGCAATCGATTTTATTTTTGTTATTGGTGCCTTGCCTTGGTTTGTGGCTGGCATTGGGTTTTATGCACTTTACGCAGATGCCAGCAGCCGAATGGCCTGGGTGTTACTAGTTGAGTCAGTTGTCGCCATTGCGGTGCTCAGGTTGGGGACGCATATCGGAACCATCGCGCCTTATCTTGCTCTTGCATTTAGTTTTTTTGTTTTTTTGGCGATGATGAAACGCCCCGCCTGGGTGGCCTGGTTGGGCTATCCGCCGCTCGCGGCGATTGGGGTGGCCAGTTACAGCCTATATTTATTGCACCAATACATCGGAGTCGCCATTCTCGATATTGTACGCAATGCATTCGGCCCGGAATCTCCGCTGCTCAGCGTGCTGCTTGCGCCGACGTTAGTGGGAGTTCTGATTCTGATTTCTCTAGCTATTTATCACTACTGGGAAGCGCCAGCCAAAGATTTTCTTCTTGGCTTGCGTTTGACCCGTCCTGCCATCCTGCGAGGCTCTGGTGCATCTGAGCGCTCTGATAATGCCCCCTGACCGGGGTGTTGAAGTGTTGCTGCCGCGAGGATTTTGATCCGTATTCGGTTTTTCTGGGGGATTGAAAATGTTGCCTTCCCGTCGTCGATTCATTCAGAAATCTTTACTTTCCCTTCCTGCTGTTGGTGCTTTGTCCGCCTGCGGTGGAGGCGGGGGATCTGCGTCTGTTCAAAATTCCGGGGGCAGTCCTACAGCGGGCTTGAGTCCTGTGCCTGTTGTAGCCGGCGTTGATTTGTCGGCCGGGCTTCAGAATTACGGTCTGAAGCGTATGCCCTACAGCAAGCTGGCCAAGCCAGCAAAGGGGCAGACTGTGCTGGATCCGGATTTCGGCACACGGATTACGCGAATCACTGATTGTGTTTCTGATTTTAAAAATCTCTGCGCCGCGCCGGCCTATCCTACGGCCATGGCCTGGAACAGCGACGAGACGCGATTCATTCTGTATGTACCGGGTTCGACCATGCAGTCAGGAGGTCAGCAAGGTTGGGCCATGTATAACGGCACGACCTATGCGTTTATCAAATTTATAGACATCAATCCCGGAGATGTTGAGCAGTTTTATTGGGATCACCAGGATCCAGCTACTCTCTATTACATCGATAACCATTCAGTCGGCAGCACCATGCACGCCGACCTCACCGCGATCAACGTAGAGACGGGTGTCAAGACGGTGGAGTACAGCTTTCTGGATAATCTGCCTGCGGGCTGGCCGCGCACCGGCCCGGTACGCTGCGGTTACCCGTTCGCGCTAGGCATCAACTCAAAGGGCGAGCGCATTTGGGGACTGGGTGCGGGTGGCATCCCGAATATAAATGGCCAGCTTGCTTTGAATGTGTTTGGTTTCAACCAAACGACTAAGCAAATGGTGTTCTACGACACACAGTACGTGGCGCAAGGGCAGGCGCGCGGCACGACGCCGTTTCCCCTGCTGTCGGGGCAGGGGTGGGTCGCGCCCGATCCGGCCTCGCAGAATAGCCAGACCGGGCGTGTGTTCATTCTCGACATCAACGGCAAATACATTCGAACCGTCAATTTCGATGCGTATGAACATTGCGACACGGCCATGAATGCCGCAGGCCACGACATGCTGGTCGGCTCGCAGTTCAACCGCGCCACGGGGGGTAACGGCAATGTCATCGTCGCTGACCTGAATACGGGGGCCATCCAGAATTTGGTGGGTGAGTCCAGTTCTCCTGCCTTTGGCTACCCCACGACTGGCTGCCTGACCGGTTCGACGGCTTGGCAAAACCCGATGTGGATTGCGACGGGCATGACGGGCGACATTTATGGCACTGACAACAGCGGCCCGACCGCCAATCCGACCACCCTGCTGGATCAGGAGATCATGCTCACCAGCCTGACCTTCGGGCTGACGTACCGCTTTGCCCACCATCGCAGCACCGGGAATTACAGCAACGCCCCGCAAAGCAACTACTGGGCCCAGACCAATGTGACGCTCAGCACTAGCGGCACGCGCGTGTTGTTCCAGAGCGATTGGGGGAACGGCGACCCGAGCAACCCGGTGCTCAACCCGGATGCGGCGGTTGACACTTATGTGATCGAACTGCCGAGTTACAAGAGGGCGTAGAGCGCCCCCAGACCTGCCGCGTTCGCGTCAGGCCCCCCGAGGGGGATGAGGCCCGCAGCTCCAAGCTGCCCTGCGGCAGCTTGGACGGAGCCGAATCCGAGCGGCTTGCAAGCCGCGAGGTGGACAAGAAAACTTGGGGCGGCCCTGCGTTTTCTCATGAGCTGGTCAGCGTCTGGCGGGCGCAAGCCTCGTCAGGCTGCTACGCGCCCTGCACACAAAACACCGCTTCCGTTGCCAGCAGCCCGGGAGCGAAGGTGATGCGGCGGCCGTTGCGGATGCCGAAGGCGTCGATCATTTTCAGCCCGCAGTGCGCAGCCAGGCGCTCGAAGTCGGCATAGGTGGCCACGCGCAGGTTCGGCGTGTTGTACCACTCGTAGGGCAGTTCGGGCGTCACCGGCAGGCGGCCCGTGAGGATTTGCAGGCGGATGCTCCAGTGGGCGAAATTGGCGAAGCTGAGGATGCCCAGCCGACCCACGCGCGCGGTTTCGCGCAGCGCGTTTTCGGTGTGGCGGATATTGGGCAGGGTGTCGATCTGCAGCACCACGTCGAAGCTGCCATCGCCGAACATCGACAGGCCCTGCTCCAGGTCGAGCTGCAGCACGTCCACGCCTTTTTCGGCGGCGGCGATCAATTTTTCAGGGCTGATTTCCACGCCCAGCCCGGTGCAGCCGCGGGTGTCGCGCAGATGCGCCAGCATGCGGCCATCGCCGCAGCCCAGATCGAGCACGCGGCTGCCATGCGGCACCAGATCGGCAATCACGCTCAGGGGAGTGGTCATTTGGAAAGCTCCTGCGCGATGCGGTCGAACCAGGCGCGCACCACGCCGTGGTAGTGCGGGTGATCCATGAGGAAGGCGTCATGGCCCTGCGGGGCATCGACTTCCGCGTAGGTCACGGCGTGGCGGTTGGTCACCAGCGCCTGCACGATTTCGCGCGAGCGCTGGGGCGAGAAGCGCCAGTCGGTGGTGAAGCTCACCAGCAGAAAGCGCGCCTGCGCCGCCGCCAGCCCCCGCGCCAGATCGCCGCCGGTGGCGCGCGCCGGGTCGAAATAGTCGAGCGCGCGGGTGATGAGCAGATAGGAATTGGCGTCGAAATAGCCGCTGAACTTGTCGCCCTGATAGCGCAAATAGCTCTCGATCTCGAAGTCCACGCCAAAGCCGTAGCCCAGAGCGCCATTGCGCAGCGCACGGCCGAATTTGGCCGCCATGGCGTCGTCGCTGAGATAGGTGATGTGCCCGATCATGCGCGCTACCGCCAGACCTTGCTTGGGCACGACGCCGTGGGCGTAGTAGTCGCCGCCGTGAAAGTCGGGGTCGGTGATGATGGCGCGGCGAGCCACCTCGTTGAAGGCGATGTTCTGCGCCGAAAGACTGGGCGCGGTGGCGATGGCGGCGCAGTGGGCCACGCGTTCGGGGTAGCGCAGCGCCCAACTCAGCGCCTGCATGCCGCCCAGGCTGCCGCCGATGACCGCAGCCAGGCGCTCGATGCCCAGCCGGTCGAGCAACCGCGCTTGCGCATCCACCCAGTCTTCGACCGTCACCACGGGGAAGCGGCTGCCCCAAGGCTGACCAGTGGCGGGGTCGAGGCTCATCGGGCCGGTGGAGCCGAAGCACGAACCGGGATTGTTGACGCAGAGTACGAAAAAGCGCTCGGTGTCGAGCGGTTTGCCGGGGCCGATCAGGTTGTCCCACCAGCCCACGCTCTTGGGGTTGCCTGCATGCGTGCCGGCGGCGTGATGGCTGGCGTTGAGCGCATGACACACCAGCACGGCGTTGCTGCGCTCGGCGTTGAGCGTGCCGTAGGTTTCATACATCAACTCGTAGGCGGGCAGTTGCGCGCCGCTTTGAAGCGGCAGCGGCTGCTCGAACGCCATGCGCTGCGGCGTGACGTCCCCGAGGGCTGAGGGCGAAGCACTCATGGGTGTTCCTGAAAAAACGAACCGGCGGCGCTGGCAATGCAGCGAAAACCGCCGGTGGTCTGCGCTGTTTTAGCGGTATTTGTTACGCGCCCGCAAGCCCAGGGCAAATCGGCGCGTGGGCAAGTATAGGAGCATCCCCAAACGGATTCAGCCCATCGCCCTGTGCGTTGACCAGTGCGGCGCCAGCAGGGTGCGTTCCAGATGATCCGGGGCCAGACCGTAGAGCCGGGCGAGTTGATCGCGGTCGATGCACTGCGCCGGGCTGCCCTGGGCGATGAAGCGGCCTGCCTGCATCAGAATGACGCGCGAGGCCACGACAAAGGCGTGATCCGGATGATGGGTGGTGAACAGCACGGCCCGCCCGTCGTCGCGCAACTGCGCGAGCAGTTCGAGCAGCCGCAACTGATTGCCAAAGTCCAGGCTGCTGGCAGGTTCGTCGAGTAGCAGGTAGGGAGCGTCCTGTGCCAGCGCGCGGGCGATCAAGACTTGCTGACGCTGCCCGCCTGACAGCGCCGCGTAGCTGCGTGTGGCCAGGCCTTGCAGGCCGAGCCGGTGCAGGATGGCGTGCACGGCGGCGAAGTCGTCGGCTGCGGGCCGGGCGATCAGCCCGCGGCTGGCCAGCCGCCCCATCATCACCACGTCGATGACGCTGTAAGCGAACACCAGCCGGTGCTGCTGAGGCACATAGGCAATGCGTCGGGCGCGCTCGGGCGCGGACAGGGTGAAGAGGTCTTGACCGTCGACTTGCACAGACCCAGCATGCGGCGCATGAATCGCGCACAGGGCTTTGAGCAAGGTGGTTTTGCCGCAGCCGTTGGGGCCGAGCAGCGCCAGCGTCTCTCCAGGGGCAAGGCGCAGCTGCACGCCCTTGACGATCTCTTCATGTCCATAGCGGATGTGGAGTTGTTGTGCGTCGATCATCTCCGGCTCCTCAATCGGCCCAGCTCACGGCGGCGCGTCGCAGCACCACGGCGAGCAGCGGCAGCCCGACCAAGGCCGTGAGAACGCCCAGCGGCAACTCCACGGTGAACGCCGTGCGCGCCACGTCGTCGAGCAGCAAAAGGTAGAGCGCCCCCAGCAAGGCGGAGGCGGGCAACACGAGGCGGTTGTCCGCGCCCCAGATCAGCCGGGCGATTTGCGGAATCAGCAAGCCGACCCAGGCGATCATCCCGGCCAGAGTCACCGACAGCGTGCCCAGCAAGGTGGCCAGCGCGATGACCCAGGCGCGCGTGGCGCGCACCGGCACGCCCAGTGTGGTCGCTTCCTCGTCGCCCATGCTCAGCACGTTGAGCGCATGGCCCAAGCCGATGAGGGCGGCGGTGGCCAGCGCCATCAGCGGGGCGGTGAGCCACACGCTGTGCGCCGACACGCTGGAGAGCGTGCCCATCAGCCAATAGCTAATGGCGGGCAGCTTGTCGTACGGGTCGGCGACATACTTGGCGGTGGACAGCAGCGCGGTGAAAAACGCGCCGGTGATCAAGCCCGCCAACAGCAGCACCACAATGCCATGGATGCCGACCAGGCGGGCGAGCAGCAGGGTCATGCCCACGGCCAACAGCCCAAAAACAAAGCTGGAAAGCTGAACCTGCCAAAGGGCGTGACCGAGCAGGATGCCCAGTGCCGCGCCGAATGCGGCTCCGGCCAAACCGCCGAGCACTTCCGGCGAGGCCAGCGGATTACGAAACAGCGCCTGGTAGGCCGCGCCCGAGGTCGACAGCGCGGCGCCGATGCACATGGCAGCGACGATGCGCGGCGCGCGCAGCTCCACGATCACCGTCCACAGTTCGGAAGGATGGCCTGCAAGGCCTTGCCACAGGCGCACGGCTGCCTCGAGCGGCGAGGGCTGATAGCGCCCGAGCAGCAAGGAGATCGCGGCGCAGAGCAACAAGGCCGAGCCCAGCAACCCGAAGCGGCCTTTCATGGACGGCCGGGCAATGCGGCGTCTTCCCGATGCGGCGCGGCAGACGCGACGGACAAAGACGCAGGCAAAGACGTCGGCTGGGGCGCGGATAAAGATAAGGACACCAGCGGCAAGACCCGACGCAACAGCCGCTGCATCTGCTCGAGCTGGCGTTCAGGGCGGTCGTCGAGCGGGTTGAATGCCAGGCGCGGCACCGCGCGTTGTGCCAGCAGGTCGGCGAGCTGCCGGGCGCATTCCTCGGGCGTGCCGACGATGGCGCGCGCCAGACTTTCGCTCTCGTCCATCTCGGCCATGGGGCCGCGAAAGCCGACCTTCCATTGCGATTGCTTGTTGCGCCGAAAGGCGGCCAGCCACGCCAGGGCATGGCGTCTGGCGGCGTCGCCATCCTCATCGATCCACAGCCCGCGCGACAGCAGCGCGTCGGCCGGACGTTGTGCAACGATGCCCCAGTTGATGGCCTGGGCGTCGTAGGTTTCCAGCGGCCAGAACTGCGCGCTCATCCAGCCCAGCCCGCGCGAAGCCGCCCAAGCCAGGGTGTCGGGCTCGCGGCTGGCGACGAACAGGGGCAGCGGGAGTTGCGCCGGCGGTTGCAGCACGGCTTCGCCGCGGTAATCGACCGACTGGGGGTGCAGCCGGTCGAGTAAGGCGTCCACCACCTCGCGCATCTGCACGCGCGCTGCATCGCTGCCCCAACCGAAAGCGCGCTTTTGCGCCTCGAACGGCCCGCCTTTGGCAAAGCCGATGGCGATGCGCCCAGGCGCCAGGTTGGACAGCAGCGCGATTTCCTCGGCCAGCAGCGCGGGGTTGCGGCCTGCGGGCAACACTGCGGCCACGCCGAGCTGAATGCGCTGCGTTCGCGCCGCCCAGTGGGCCAGCAGCAGCAGCGGCGAGGCGCTCAGGCTTTGCGGGTCGAAGTGATGTTCGGTGACCCACACCGCCTGCACGCCGATCTGCTCGATCTCCTGCACTAGGGCGGCGCGCTGCTGGAAAAAAGCGGGGATGGGCTCGTTCGTGGCGGGCTGCATGTGCAGCATCATGCCGATTTGCGGCAGGGGGGAGGCAGGCATGGCGGGTCAATACTTGGTGGGATAGTCGGTGGGGTCGGGCGCCAAAACGGCGCGCGCCTGCGCGGCGGACAGCGTGCGCTTGAAGTACAGCGCGAAAAACGCCTCGGTGCGGGCGTCGATCGGAGTCTTGAACACCGCGCGGTAGTCTGCCGGAAAAATCCGGCTCGCCAGCCAGGGCGCGGCCAGCAGCCGCATGAACGACGGCGGCCGGTCGATCCAGCGAAATGGCACTTGCGGCGCGAACAGCACATGGCCTTCGCGCACCGCGCGCAGCAGCCTCCAGCGTGGCTCGGTCTGGATGGCGCGCATCGCCGGGCCGTCTTGGGTGAGGATCCAGTCGGGGTCTGCAGCCAGGATTTGCTCGAAACTCACCCGCACCATGCCGAAGCGGCTGCCGTCGGTGCAGTGCAAGGCGTTGTGCGCGCCGATGGCGGTGATGACCTCGGCATGGATCGAGCCGCTGCACTCGCTCGCCAGGCCGTCTTCGCCTTCGGCGTAATAGATGCGCACAGGTTTTTGTGCGGACACGCGCTGGCGCAGCGCGGCCAGATCGTCCAGCGTGGTCTGCGCGTCGGCGGCCAGCGCCTCGCCGCGCGCGGCGATCCCCAGCGCCTGCCCCACTTGGCGGAAGGCCGCGGGGTAGTCCGCCAGGCTGTCGAGCCGTACCGGGCAGATGGGCAGTCCGAGCTTGCGCATGGCCGCCGTGCTGGCCTGCGTACCCACCGTCGCCTCGGACACCAGCGCCAGCGTGGGATGCACGCGCAACACCTGCTCCAGGTTGGCCGTCTTGCCCTGGCCGAACCAGCCGCCGAGCACGGGAAGATCGAGGACGCTTTTCGGCAGGATTTGCGCCGCCTGCTTGCTCCAGGGAAAGTTCAACCCCGCCATGCGTTCGGGCGCCAGCGCCAGCAGCAAGTAATTGTTGACCGGGCTGCTGCCATACACCGGGTCGCTGGATGCGCTGGGGCAGGCCGCAGGTGTTTGCGCCAGCGCGAACGCGCCGTGCAGCAGGAGCGCGGCGCCGAGCAAAGGAGCGCTTAGCCGAGCGAAAAATCGGCTCATAGCTTGTACTGCAGTTGCACCCGCAGCTCGCGTCCGGGCATGGGGAAGCCCTCGCTCAATTGATAGTTGCGGTCGAAGGCGTTGTTCAGATTGGTGTAGAGCGTCAGCCGCGGGGCCAGGCGTTGCGTCCAGCGCAGGTTGACCACGGTGAACCCGGCCACCGGCTGCTTGCCGTCGGTCGTGGTCTGGCGGCTGCTGGCCGCCTGCACATGCGCCGACAGGGTGGTGGCGTCGCCGGGCAGCCACGACACGCCCAGATCGGCCCAGTGGCGCGGCGCGTTGGTGGCGACCAGTCCAGGCGCGCCCAGCGTGGCGTCGAGATAGCTATACGCCACCGAGGCGATCCAGGCGTTGCCGATCGACGCCTGCACGCTCAAGTCCAGCCCCTTGTTGGTCGCCGTGCCGACGTTTTGCGCCTGGCTGATGCCGGGGGTGGAGGTGGCGACACTCTCGATCGCGTCTTTGATCGAATCCCAATACACCGCGGCGTCGTACTTCACCCCGCCCAGCATCACCCCGGAGACGCCGACTTCACGGTTGAGTGCTTGTTCCGGCCCCAGCGCCGGGTTGGGGATGGCCTGGCCCAGGCGGTAGGAATACACCTCCTTGATGCTGGGAAAACGGGTCTTCTGCCCGATGCCCGCGCGCAACTCGGTGTGCGCCGAGAGTTTGTGCCGCCAGACGATTTGCGCATTGTTCGCCCCCACGCGCGGGCTGGTGGGCATCGGCCCGATCTGGGTCTGCGCCTTGTTGGTGTATTGCTCGGCCTGATCGAAGCGGTGCTCGTCGCGGCGGTAGCCGAAGGTGAGGGTGTCGGCCGTAGTCGGCTTGTAGGCATTCTCGAAGCCCAGCGCGTAGGTGTGCGCCTCGAAATGCAGCCACGGCGTCTGGTAAGGCTGCGCCTGGGTGGCGAGGTTGGACTCGCGGTGCACGTCTTGTTTGTAGAACAGTCCGAGTTTGAGGAAGTTCTGCGTGCCCAACGGCTGGCCGAGTTCGACCGTGGCGCCGTTGGAAAAATCGCGGTACTGGCTATTGAAGGCGTAAGGTTTTTGGGTCGAGTTGTAGCGGGCGTTGTCGAACGAGATCAGTTCGTTGTCGAAGGTGTCGTGGTAGAGCCGGGTCTTGAGGTAACCCGCGCCGAGGGCGGTGTTGCCGATGTATTAGTAGCTCTGTTTGTTCCACTGCGGCCACTGCCAGTAGCGCACCGGCTGGCCGGTGACCTTGGTGTTGCCGGTGTAAGGCGGCGAGTCTTTGTCGGAGTTGACGGTGTAGAGGCCCAGCGCATAGTCGTCGGTGGCGTTGGGGGTGAAGCCCACTTTCAGGTTGGCGTTGATGTCGTGGCTGGCGGCGTTGAGCCGGTCGCCCCCCGGCTGCGCCGCCACCGGCTTGAACGCTGTAGACAGCGGAAAACCGTCGCGGTTGGCGCTGGCCACGCCGCCCTGCACATACCAGCGGCTGTCGATGCGGCTGCCCAATTGCACCGACAGATCGTTGCCGTACAGCCGGTGCTGGTTGGCGGTGAGGCCGCCGGTGATGCTGCCTTCGAGTTTTTTGCTAGGGGCCTGGGTGATGAGGTTGATCGAGCCGCCCATATTGTTCGGCCCGTACATCAAGGAGCCCAGCCCTTTGGTCACGACGATTTCGGACAGGCCGGGCGTCAGTAGCCGACTCAAGTCCACATTGCCGTCGTAGGGCACATAAATCGGAATGCCGTCGATGTTCAGGGTGATCTGCCGCGAGTCGAAGCCGCGGATGTTCACCTGCGTCTCGCCGCGCTGGCCGAGCGTCACCGGGGTGACGCCGGGCAGATCGCCCAGCGCCTCGCCCACATTGAGCGCGCCACGGTCGAGCATTTGCTGCTGCGTCACCACATTGCTGCTCGTGCCGCCCGGCGCGGGCTTGGACACGGCGGGGGCCTGCACATCGACCTCGCCAAGCTGGAACACCGGTTGCGCGGCCTGCGGGGTTTGCGCTGCGGCGCTTGCGGCATGCAGGGCCGCGAGCAGCGGCAGGAGCGGCATCAACGAGGGGCGGACAGGTTGCAGTGGTCGCAGACGGCGAGCGGGGCGAGAGCGGGGCATCAGGGTCTCCAATAAAAAATGATGGCGGGTTTCGAGATATTCTTTAAGATATAACGAATTCCCCTTGGCCTGCTACATCCTTTGCCATGTCCGCTGCAGAATTGTTCCCTGTCAAACCTGTGCCTGTCCCCCGCTGGCAGGCAGCTTGCATCGTGGTTCTTGGCGCAGGGGATGTGGGCTCTGCGGTGGCGCATGTTTTGTTCCGCCAGGGCTACACCGTGTTGCTGGTCGAGACGGAACAGCCCACGTCCCCACGGCGTGGCATGTGCTGGGTGGATGCGGTGTTCGACGGCATCGCGGTGCTCGATCATCTCAGCGCGGTGCGGGTGTTTCACCCGGCGGATGCGGCGCTCGCCTTTGCCCGCCGCATCTGGCTGCCGCTGGTGGTCGCACCCGACCTGCCGCTGTGGCTGCGCCAGCTCGGCGCGCAGGTCTTGGTCGATGCGCGGCTGCGCAAACACGCCGCGGCGCAGCCTGATCTGCGCGCGCTGTGCGGGGGTGCAGCGACTGCGGTCGGCATTGGTCCAGGATATACCGTGGGCTATAACGCCGATGTGGTGATCGAGTCGGCCTGGGGCGATGAACTGGGGCGGGTGCTGCACGTCGGCTCGGCCCGGGCGCTCGCCGGAGAGCCGCGGCCCATCCTCGGCGCGGGGCGCGAGCGCCTGGTTTACGCCCCGCAGGACGGGGTGTTCGAAACGCCTTTGCGGATCGGCCAGGCGGTCGAGGCGGGCGAGGTGATCGGCCATGTGAACACGCCAGAGGGCGAGCTTCTGCCGCTGCCTGCGCCGCTGCGCGGCGTGTTGCGCGGGCTGACCCGTTCGGGCGTGCCGGTGCGGCGTAAAACCAAACTCGTCGAAGTCGATCCGCGCGGCGACCCGGCGCTGTGCTTCGGTTTGGGCGAGCGGCCGCTGCGCATCGCTCAGGGCGTGCTGCAGGCCGTCGAGCAAGTCGTCGGCGCTGCTGGCGCGCCCGCCGCGCAGCCGCATGCCGCCTGAATGCCGGGCGGCGCCAGCGCGCTGCTCGCCTGGGCCGTGCCGATGAGCCAAGGCGATCCCGCCAATCCTGCGATCAGGCTGGCGGCGGTGCGTCTTTGCATGGTTTTGCTCCTTCATCCAATTCAGCGCTTGACAGCTGTGCGAGGCTTTCAATATGTTCGTAAAAATACAACGTCGCAAGCGATGTTCGCGGCGGTTGCAAAGTAGGCGTAGGGGCAAATGTTGGTGATGAGTTGACATTGTGGGCGTTGGTCACAGTCTGAAGGGGAAGATCGGTTCGGTTTTTAGCTCAAGCGTCGTAGCCACTCATATACACTGAACACATCTCCACCCCTTAATCAGGAGAGAGCCAT encodes the following:
- a CDS encoding TonB-dependent receptor plug domain-containing protein, with the translated sequence MGNTALGAGYLKTRLYHDTFDNELISFDNARYNSTQKPYAFNSQYRDFSNGATVELGQPLGTQNFLKLGLFYKQDVHRESNLATQAQPYQTPWLHFEAHTYALGFENAYKPTTADTLTFGYRRDEHRFDQAEQYTNKAQTQIGPMPTSPRVGANNAQIVWRHKLSAHTELRAGIGQKTRFPSIKEVYSYRLGQAIPNPALGPEQALNREVGVSGVMLGGVKYDAAVYWDSIKDAIESVATSTPGISQAQNVGTATNKGLDLSVQASIGNAWIASVAYSYLDATLGAPGLVATNAPRHWADLGVSWLPGDATTLSAHVQAASSRQTTTDGKQPVAGFTVVNLRWTQRLAPRLTLYTNLNNAFDRNYQLSEGFPMPGRELRVQLQYKL
- a CDS encoding FecCD family ABC transporter permease; translated protein: MKGRFGLLGSALLLCAAISLLLGRYQPSPLEAAVRLWQGLAGHPSELWTVIVELRAPRIVAAMCIGAALSTSGAAYQALFRNPLASPEVLGGLAGAAFGAALGILLGHALWQVQLSSFVFGLLAVGMTLLLARLVGIHGIVVLLLAGLITGAFFTALLSTAKYVADPYDKLPAISYWLMGTLSSVSAHSVWLTAPLMALATAALIGLGHALNVLSMGDEEATTLGVPVRATRAWVIALATLLGTLSVTLAGMIAWVGLLIPQIARLIWGADNRLVLPASALLGALYLLLLDDVARTAFTVELPLGVLTALVGLPLLAVVLRRAAVSWAD
- the metX gene encoding homoserine O-succinyltransferase MetX, producing MSASPSALGDVTPQRMAFEQPLPLQSGAQLPAYELMYETYGTLNAERSNAVLVCHALNASHHAAGTHAGNPKSVGWWDNLIGPGKPLDTERFFVLCVNNPGSCFGSTGPMSLDPATGQPWGSRFPVVTVEDWVDAQARLLDRLGIERLAAVIGGSLGGMQALSWALRYPERVAHCAAIATAPSLSAQNIAFNEVARRAIITDPDFHGGDYYAHGVVPKQGLAVARMIGHITYLSDDAMAAKFGRALRNGALGYGFGVDFEIESYLRYQGDKFSGYFDANSYLLITRALDYFDPARATGGDLARGLAAAQARFLLVSFTTDWRFSPQRSREIVQALVTNRHAVTYAEVDAPQGHDAFLMDHPHYHGVVRAWFDRIAQELSK
- a CDS encoding acyltransferase family protein, translated to MEERHRLKVLDGLRAIAILLVMGYHYFVRWTPPVAPDNFYPYGGFGAHFWLFEYGDLGVQIFFVISGFVISMTLFRCRTIGHFFWKRFARLFPTMLICSVLSFFILHLLPQNIFIPQVRDFIPSLTFSDPIIWSKIFDVPFKAVDGAYWSLFVEVKFYFWISVIYFLVGSRLFFRSVASAFGGLVIFYVLARALDFHHLWAIDFIFVIGALPWFVAGIGFYALYADASSRMAWVLLVESVVAIAVLRLGTHIGTIAPYLALAFSFFVFLAMMKRPAWVAWLGYPPLAAIGVASYSLYLLHQYIGVAILDIVRNAFGPESPLLSVLLAPTLVGVLILISLAIYHYWEAPAKDFLLGLRLTRPAILRGSGASERSDNAP
- a CDS encoding LLM class flavin-dependent oxidoreductase, with protein sequence MPASPLPQIGMMLHMQPATNEPIPAFFQQRAALVQEIEQIGVQAVWVTEHHFDPQSLSASPLLLLAHWAARTQRIQLGVAAVLPAGRNPALLAEEIALLSNLAPGRIAIGFAKGGPFEAQKRAFGWGSDAARVQMREVVDALLDRLHPQSVDYRGEAVLQPPAQLPLPLFVASREPDTLAWAASRGLGWMSAQFWPLETYDAQAINWGIVAQRPADALLSRGLWIDEDGDAARRHALAWLAAFRRNKQSQWKVGFRGPMAEMDESESLARAIVGTPEECARQLADLLAQRAVPRLAFNPLDDRPERQLEQMQRLLRRVLPLVSLSLSAPQPTSLPASLSVASAAPHREDAALPGRP
- the metW gene encoding methionine biosynthesis protein MetW — protein: MTTPLSVIADLVPHGSRVLDLGCGDGRMLAHLRDTRGCTGLGVEISPEKLIAAAEKGVDVLQLDLEQGLSMFGDGSFDVVLQIDTLPNIRHTENALRETARVGRLGILSFANFAHWSIRLQILTGRLPVTPELPYEWYNTPNLRVATYADFERLAAHCGLKMIDAFGIRNGRRITFAPGLLATEAVFCVQGA
- a CDS encoding ABC transporter ATP-binding protein encodes the protein MIDAQQLHIRYGHEEIVKGVQLRLAPGETLALLGPNGCGKTTLLKALCAIHAPHAGSVQVDGQDLFTLSAPERARRIAYVPQQHRLVFAYSVIDVVMMGRLASRGLIARPAADDFAAVHAILHRLGLQGLATRSYAALSGGQRQQVLIARALAQDAPYLLLDEPASSLDFGNQLRLLELLAQLRDDGRAVLFTTHHPDHAFVVASRVILMQAGRFIAQGSPAQCIDRDQLARLYGLAPDHLERTLLAPHWSTHRAMG
- a CDS encoding TonB-dependent receptor plug domain-containing protein; this encodes MPRSRPARRLRPLQPVRPSLMPLLPLLAALHAASAAAQTPQAAQPVFQLGEVDVQAPAVSKPAPGGTSSNVVTQQQMLDRGALNVGEALGDLPGVTPVTLGQRGETQVNIRGFDSRQITLNIDGIPIYVPYDGNVDLSRLLTPGLSEIVVTKGLGSLMYGPNNMGGSINLITQAPSKKLEGSITGGLTANQHRLYGNDLSVQLGSRIDSRWYVQGGVASANRDGFPLSTAFKPVAAQPGGDRLNAASHDINANLKVGFTPNATDDYALGLYTVNSDKDSPPYTGNTKVTGQPVRYWQWPQWNKQSY
- a CDS encoding FAD/NAD(P) domain, encoding MSAAELFPVKPVPVPRWQAACIVVLGAGDVGSAVAHVLFRQGYTVLLVETEQPTSPRRGMCWVDAVFDGIAVLDHLSAVRVFHPADAALAFARRIWLPLVVAPDLPLWLRQLGAQVLVDARLRKHAAAQPDLRALCGGAATAVGIGPGYTVGYNADVVIESAWGDELGRVLHVGSARALAGEPRPILGAGRERLVYAPQDGVFETPLRIGQAVEAGEVIGHVNTPEGELLPLPAPLRGVLRGLTRSGVPVRRKTKLVEVDPRGDPALCFGLGERPLRIAQGVLQAVEQVVGAAGAPAAQPHAA
- a CDS encoding ABC transporter substrate-binding protein: MSRFFARLSAPLLGAALLLHGAFALAQTPAACPSASSDPVYGSSPVNNYLLLALAPERMAGLNFPWSKQAAQILPKSVLDLPVLGGWFGQGKTANLEQVLRVHPTLALVSEATVGTQASTAAMRKLGLPICPVRLDSLADYPAAFRQVGQALGIAARGEALAADAQTTLDDLAALRQRVSAQKPVRIYYAEGEDGLASECSGSIHAEVITAIGAHNALHCTDGSRFGMVRVSFEQILAADPDWILTQDGPAMRAIQTEPRWRLLRAVREGHVLFAPQVPFRWIDRPPSFMRLLAAPWLASRIFPADYRAVFKTPIDARTEAFFALYFKRTLSAAQARAVLAPDPTDYPTKY